From one Danio rerio strain Tuebingen ecotype United States chromosome 19, GRCz12tu, whole genome shotgun sequence genomic stretch:
- the kdf1b gene encoding keratinocyte differentiation factor 1 gives MENNPSWTSGPIEEGPYQERSVDPVEIEIQSYGVRHKVNKDANGNTTGPETVSFLPAKEEPASGSCMCGPCASVGSCRKLFCSVLTCGLYRICQRLPCLVSNESTAVTAQTEIQPISSQVQEGFYPDIRIAGVKVDPSVIEDVDGFDSVSPSTFEMNSLNVSGILEDDLVNGNKMEDVDQLITQKLMEVFSEFEINELAKCTTDSMFLRRSREISQLISDIVEEHKMEEKEAECRLVREIIRISTRKSRKRPQIKQPELQRDSGNDTWNSKGISQKSSFNSMSGQNLQISMERSDDIEARKFRNNSNQSFSRSFQETGVPITSDTPLLYSRIQA, from the exons ATGGAGAACAACCCGTCCTGGACCAGTGGTCCCATTGAGGAAGGGCCATACCAAGAGCGCTCTGTTGACCCTGTGGAGATTGAGATCCAAAGCTATGGAGTACGACACAAAGTTAACAAGGATGCCAATGGAAATACAACTGGGCCAGAGACTGTAAGCTTTCTCCCTGCTAAAGAGGAGCCCGCATCTGGGTCATGTATGTGTGGACCTTGTGCTTCTGTGGGTAGCTGCAGAAAACTTTTTTGTAGTGTATTGACTTGTGGACTGTACCGCATATGCCAGCGTTTGCCTTGCCTTGTTTCGAATGAAAGCACAGCGGTCACTGCGCAGACAGAGATCCAGCCAATCTCTTCACAGGTTCAGGAGGGCTTCTATCCTGACATCCGCATTGCGGGGGTCAAGGTTGACCCATCTGTGATTGAAGATGTCGATGGCTTTGATTCTGTTTCCCCTTCTACATTTGAAATGAATAGTTTAAATGTGAGTGGAATACTGGAAGATGATTTAGTCAATGGTAATAAGATGGAAGATGTGGATCAACTCATCACCCAGAAACTTATGGAGGTCTTCTCTGAGTTTGAGATCAACGAGTTGGCCAAGTGCACCACAGACTCCATGTTCCTGCGGCGGTCCCGGGAAATCAGTCAGCTGATCTCGGATATCGTGGAGGAGCACAAAATGGAGGAGAAGGAAGCCGAGTGCAGGCTTGTTCGAGAGATTATTCGCATAAGTACTCGGAAAAGTAGGAAGAGGCCACAAATCAAGCAGCCGGAATTGCAGCGGGACAGTGGCAATGACACCTGGAACAGCAAAGGCATCAGCCAAAAGAGCAGCTTCAATTCCATGAGTGGTCAAA ACTTGCAGATTTCTATGGAGAGGTCTGATGACATAGAAGCCAGGAAATTTCGCAACAACAGTAACCAGT CGTTCTCTCGGAGTTTCCAGGAAACTGGAGTGCCCATTACATCAGATACTCCTTTACTATACAGCCGCATTCAGGCATGA
- the nr0b2b gene encoding nuclear receptor subfamily 0, group B, member 2b produces the protein MRKHLHPHGILFNILTRKPEFAYFTSPEPCHCNFECFVSLKNPEITCPAAFQVLTKSIHFMQSSLSHQNLSSSERLCLLQKRWVPLFILGLAQENISFEVMDFPVGSILRNILLSGQQKPDDCPLTLAKVNKLKMFLDKVWSLQLSLKEYACLKGAILFSQVLDSPGLKSSLVIAGLQEEFAHDLHMLILSRQRSEEHWTIMDVLFTACTLQMEARSMVTELFFRPIMGKMDIQELLNEIINNNVGL, from the exons ATGAGAAAACACCTTCATCCTCATGGGATTCTCTTCAATATCTTGACTCGTAAACCTGAATTTGCGTACTTCACTTCTCCAGAACCATGCCACTGTAACTTTGAGTGCTTTGTGAGTTTGAAAAACCCAGAGATCACTTGCCCTGCTGCTTTTCAGGTCCTGACGAAAAGCATTCACTTCATGCAGAGCTCACTTTCCCACCAAAATCTGTCTTCCAGTGAGAGGCTCTGTCTTCTTCAGAAACGATGGGTTCCTCTCTTTATTCTGGGTCTTGCGCAAGAGAACATCTCTTTTGAGGTGATGGACTTTCCAGTTGGCAGCATCCTTAGAAACATACTGCTGAGCGGTCAGCAGAAACCAGACGACTGTCCGCTCACTCTGGCTAAAGTGAACAAACTCAAGATGTTTCTAGACAAAGTATGGAGTCTGCAGCTGAGTTTGAAAGAGTATGCCTGTCTTAAGGGAGCTATACTGTTCAGTCAAG TTTTAGATAGCCCTGGACTGAAGAGCTCATTAGTGATAGCAGGACTGCAGGAGGAGTTTGCACATGACCTGCACATGCTTATTCTCTCCCGTCAGCGCTCCGAAGAACACTGGACAATCATGGACGTTTTGTTTACAGCCTGCACTTTACAGATGGAGGCCAGAAGCATGGTGACAGAACTGTTTTTCAGACCCATCATGGGCAAGATGGATATCCAGGAACTTCTCAATGAGATTATCAACAACAATGTAGGattataa